A genomic stretch from Clavelina lepadiformis chromosome 5, kaClaLepa1.1, whole genome shotgun sequence includes:
- the LOC143459478 gene encoding uncharacterized protein LOC143459478 encodes MSMNMSLRFEVANQGGNLQKSLNHEKDRILKDELMAERVLQVTTEQNVNLKAEWSEGLEEASRVKKHRLNKKEMNQELSNARKALVAVRRAALRDLLESDHSMYEEELHKIGKAFYVKRT; translated from the coding sequence atgagtATGAACATGTCTTTACGTTTCGAGGTTGCCAATCAAGGTGGGAATTTGCAAAAGTCTCTGAATCATGAAAAGGATCGAATTCTAAAAGATGAGTTGATGGCTGAGCGGGTACTGCAGGTAACCACTGAACAGAATGTCAATTTAAAAGCTGAGTGGTCAGAAGGTTTGGAAGAAGCTAGCCGAGTAAAGAAACACAGacttaacaaaaaagaaatgaacCAAGAACTTTCAAACGCCAGGAAAGCCCTTGTTGCTGTGAGAAGAGCTGCCTTGCGAGACCTTCTAGAAAGCGACCATTCAATGTATGAAGAAGAATTGCACAAAATAGGGAAGGCATTTTATGTAAAGCGTACATGA